The DNA sequence AGCCCCCACTCCGCCTTCTGCTGCCCCACGAACGTCTGGAGCCCCACCGCCAAGGTGTAGTGCTCCTCGCTGCTCATGAACTGGCTGGCGAAGGCGACTTCACCCCAGGCGGTGATGAAGGAGTAGAAGCCGGTGACGGCGAGGCCGGGCCGGGCCAGCGGGAGGATGAGCCGCCAGAACGTACCGAAGGGGGTCAGCCCGTCGACCCGCCCGGCCTCGTCGATCTCGGCGGGTATGGAGTCGAAGTAGCCCTTGAGCATCCAGGCGCAGAACGGCACGGAGATCGAGCAGTACGTCAGGATCAGACCGCCGTACGAGTCCAGCAGCTTCAACTGGCCGAGGATGTTGTAGAGCGGCACGATCAGCACCGCCATCGGGAACATCTGCACCACGAGGAACGTCCACATCAGCGGCCGGCTGCCGGGGAACCGCAGCCGCGACACCGCGTACCCGGCGGTAGCCGCGATCAGGACGCCGACGACGGTTGCGCCCAGCGCCACGATCAGCGAATTGCCGAACCAGGTCAGGAACTTGGTCTCGCCGAAGATGTGGGTGTAGTTCCCGAACCCGAACCCCGAGAACCGGGTGGGCTCCTGCCAGCCGTCCCGCCCCCGCAGCGAGACGAAGACGATGAAGAGGACGGGGAAGAGCGAGACCAGCGACGCCACGACCAGCGTCGCGTGCAGGGCGACGGACGCGCCGCGCGACCGCTCCCCGCGAGCCCGGGCCCGCACCTTCGTACCGCCGCTCATCGCGCCTCCTCCTGCCGTGCCAGCAGCCTGCGGTAGAACACGGCGAACACCAGCAGCAGCGAGAGGATGAGGATCCCGTACGTCGCCGAGCCCGCGTAGTCCCGGATGCCCTGGAAGGCCAGCCGGTAGGAGTACGTCACGAGGATCTCGCTCTCGGAGCTCGCGCCCTGCCCGATCAGCAGGTAGATGACCTGGAACATGTTGAACGTCCAGATGGTGCCCAGCAGGATCACCGTCCCGCTCACCGGCCGCAGCCCCGGCAGGGTCACATGGCGGAACCGCTGCCAGGGCGAGGCGCCGTCCATCTCGGCCGCCTCGTGCAGCTCGGCCGGGATGGACTGCAGCCCGCCGAGGATCGCGACCATCATGAACGGCACGCCGAGCCACACGTTGACCGCGACGGCCGCCATCTTCTGCAGCGTGCTGTCGCCGAGCCAGTCCACCGCGCCCACGCCCAGCTTCTCCAGCATCGCGTTCAGCACGCCGTACTTCGCGTTGAACATCAGCCGCCACGAGAAGGTGGCGACGAACGCCGGCACCGCCCACGGCAGGATCAGCAGCACCCGGTACAGCGCCCGGAAGCGCATTGTGCGGTTGAGCAGCAGGGCCAGGCCGAGGCCGATCGCGTAGTGCAGGAAGACGCAGGCGGCCGTCCAGACGACGGTCCAGCCGAGCCGGCCGTAGAAGTGGCCCTCCTGGCCGGAGAGCACCTTCCAGTAGTTGTCCAGCCCGACGAACTCGTACGTGGACGGGATGTGGTTGACGCCGATCGTCCGGCCGACGTTGGCCTCGTTGGCGTCGGTGAGGGAGAGGTAGATCCCCCGGCCCAGCGGGTATCCGACGAGGACGGCGAGGACGACGACCACCGGCAGCACCATCGCCCAGGCGTACCAGTGGGTGTCGAAGGACCGGCGGGCGCGCGCCAGCAGGCCGGGGCGCGGGCGGGAGCGGGCGGTCGTGGTCACGGCAGCGGTCACGGCATTACTCCTGGACCGCGTAGTCCTTGAGGAGGGCGGACTTCCACTCCTTGGCCGTGGCGTCCAGACCCGCCTGCGGCTCCTCCTTGAGCGTCAGGATCCGGGTGTAGTGCTGGAGCCAGACGGTGAACAGGTCGCCGCCCTGCGGGATCGGCGGGCGCGGGTGCGCCGTGGCCAGCGCCTCGTGGAAGGACTTGCGGACCGGGTCGGCCAGCACCTCCGGCGTGTAGGCCGCCTTGCGCGTCGGCAGCAGCCCGATCGCCTTCGAGATCTCGGTCTGGCGCTCGGCGTCCGTCATGAACCGGGTGAAGAGGTACGACGCGTCGAAGTTCCCCGATCCGGCGTAGACCACCAGGTTGTGTCCGCCCACCGGAGCCCC is a window from the Streptomyces mobaraensis genome containing:
- a CDS encoding carbohydrate ABC transporter permease produces the protein MVLPVVVVLAVLVGYPLGRGIYLSLTDANEANVGRTIGVNHIPSTYEFVGLDNYWKVLSGQEGHFYGRLGWTVVWTAACVFLHYAIGLGLALLLNRTMRFRALYRVLLILPWAVPAFVATFSWRLMFNAKYGVLNAMLEKLGVGAVDWLGDSTLQKMAAVAVNVWLGVPFMMVAILGGLQSIPAELHEAAEMDGASPWQRFRHVTLPGLRPVSGTVILLGTIWTFNMFQVIYLLIGQGASSESEILVTYSYRLAFQGIRDYAGSATYGILILSLLLVFAVFYRRLLARQEEAR
- a CDS encoding sugar ABC transporter permease, producing the protein MSGGTKVRARARGERSRGASVALHATLVVASLVSLFPVLFIVFVSLRGRDGWQEPTRFSGFGFGNYTHIFGETKFLTWFGNSLIVALGATVVGVLIAATAGYAVSRLRFPGSRPLMWTFLVVQMFPMAVLIVPLYNILGQLKLLDSYGGLILTYCSISVPFCAWMLKGYFDSIPAEIDEAGRVDGLTPFGTFWRLILPLARPGLAVTGFYSFITAWGEVAFASQFMSSEEHYTLAVGLQTFVGQQKAEWGLMTAAAVLITVPAGLAFFFAQRHLVAGLTAGGTKG